In one window of Pieris brassicae chromosome 10, ilPieBrab1.1, whole genome shotgun sequence DNA:
- the LOC123715545 gene encoding fibroin heavy chain-like isoform X15 — translation MIPTFVLFVVSILHAHAAPQDPGYQWPVPDDDVEYDVTTTKTLDRFGHPIYTVNMVPIEYGGVTQGYSTANSQSKGSSYGGDQAETYHNRNVGYDAYSQNNGQANSAATSGHSYLANYGPGSSYVKSSNSRANSQSASSNSQNSFTGYNGAPVPQNYYNQYYNPPPYVPPTSYPPSAAPAYPPFAYQGYPPHFYPGNTPRTPPFYPGYKNPNYPLHPIPNNPIPIVPLSQPVQPTPGQLPIIQSIPIAKTLSPLTPVSPISQLIAPNVQIPINTAQAISYTSNASGNTYATSSAPKSGSGTGTGSSTGGTTTGYGSGSSSGGTSSGYGSGFGSGSSSGGTSSGYGSGFGSGSSSGGTSSGYGSGFGSGSSTGETSSGYGSGFGSGSSTGGTSTGSGSGSGFGTSTGGTSIGSGSGSGSASTGGASIGSGSGSGSASTGGASTGTGTGSSNGGTSTGYGSGYGSGSSSGGTSSGYGSGFGSGSSSGGTSSGYGSGFGSGSSTGGTSTGYGSGLGSGTSTGGTSTGSGSGSGTASSGGASTGTGTGSSTGGTSTGYGSGFGSGSSTGGTSTGYGSGSGTASSGGASTGIGTGSSTGGTSTGSGSGSGTASSGGASTGTGSGSSTGGTSSGYGSGFGSGSSTGGTSTGYGSGVGSGTSTGGTSSGYGSGFGSGSSTGGTSTGSGSGSGFGTSTGGTSIGSGSGSGSASTGGASTGTGTGSSTGGTSIGSGSGYGSGSSSGGTSIGSGSGYGSGSSSGGTSSGYGSGFGSGSSTGGTSTGSGSGSGSASSGGASTGIGTGSSTGGTSTGSGSGSGTASSGGASTGTGTGSSTGGTSTGSGSGFGSGSSTGGTSTGSGSGSGSASTGGASIGSGSGSGSASTGGASTGTGTGSSNGGTSTGSGSGTGTGSSNGGTSTGSGSGFGSGSSTGGTSTGYGTGVGSGTSTGGTGTGYGSGYGSGSSSGGTSTGYGSGLGSGTSTGGTSTGYGSGSGSASTGGSSTGTGTGSSTGGTSTGSGSGFGSGTSTGGTSTGSGSGSGTASSGGASTGTGTGSSTGGTSTGSGSGFGSGSSTGGTNSGYGSGFGSGSSTGGTSTGSGSGSGSASTGGASNGTGTGSSNGGTSTGSGSGFGSGSSTGGTNSGYGSGFGSGSSSGGTSSGYGSGFGSGSSTGGTSTGYGSGLGSGTSTGGTSTGSGSGSGTASSGGASTGTGTGSSTGGTSTGSGSGFGSGSSTGGTNSGYGSGLGSGTSTGGTSTGSGSGSGTASSGGASTGTGTGSSTGGTSTGSGSGFGSGTSTGGTSTGYGSGFGSGTSTGGTSTGSGSGSGTASSGGASTGTGTGSSTGGTSTGSGSGFGSGSSTGGTNSGYGSGFGSGSSTGGTSTGSGSGSGSASTGGASIGSGSGSGSASTGGASNGTGTGSSNGGTSTGSGSGFGSGSSTGGTNSGYGSGFGFGSSSGGTSSGYGSGFGSGSSTGGTSTGYGSGLGSGTSTGGTSTGSGSGVGSGTSTGGTGTGYGSGLGSGTSTGGTSTGSGSGSGSASTGGASIGSGSGSGSASTGGASNGTGTGSSNGGTSTGSGSGFGSGSSTGGTNSGYGSGFGSGSSSGGTSTGYGFGLGSGTSTGGTSTGSGSGSGTASSGGASTGTGTGSSTGGTSTGYGSGLGSGTSTGGTSTGSGSGSGTASSGGASTGTGTGSSTGGTSTGYGSGFGSGSSTGGTSSGYGSGFGSGSSTGGTSTGSGSGSGSASSGGASTGIGTGSSTGGTSTGSGSGSGTASSGGASTGTGTGSSTGGTSTGSGSGSGSASTGGASTGTGTGSSTGGTSTGYGSGSGSASTGGASTGTGTGSSTGGTSTGYGSGSGSASTGGSSTGTGTGSSTGGTSTGSGSGSGSASTGGTSTGSSSGSGSGSSTGGNNGGWSSGSASGSDTGSITGYGVGVTVIEPVIPGIVPYPQSKGKLCICFSNYLQMPAVIRNQFRFY, via the exons ATGATTCCTACTTTCGTGCTCTTCGTTGTAAgc ataTTGCATGCTCATGCTGCTCCTcaag acCCTGGCTATCAATGGCCTGTACCAG ATGACGATGTAGAATACGACGTGACCACCACAAAGACGTTGGATCGATTTGGTCATCCAATTTATACCGTCAACATGGTACCGATTG AATACGGTGGTGTAACACAAGGTTACTCAACGGCAAACTCTCAATCGAAGGGGTCGTCATATGGTGGTGACCAAGCTGAGACTTACCATAATCGTAATGTAGGTTACGACGCATACTCTCAAAACAATGGACAGGCCAATAGTGCTGCAACAAGTGGACACAGCTATTTGGCTAATTATGGACCAGGAAGCAGCTATGTGAAATCCTCTAATTCAAGAGCGAATTCACAGAGCGCTTCTAGCAATTCTCAAAATAGTTTTACTGGTTATAATG GTGCACCAGTTCCtcagaattattataatcaatattataatccACCACCGTACGTACCTCCAACTTCATACCCTCCGTCAGCAGCACCAGCTTACCCACCATTTGCATACCAAGGGTACCCACCCCACTTCTACCCCGGGAATACACCTAGAACTCCACCGTTTTACCCTGGCTACAAAAATCCCAACTACCCCCTGCATCCGATTCCTAACAATCCCATCCCAATTGTCCCCTTATCTCAACCAGTACAACCTACTCCAGGTCAATTACCTATAATACAAAGTATTCCGATAGCAAAGACACTTTCTCCTTTGACTCCAGTTAGTCCTATTTCTCAGCTCATTGCACCAAATGTTCAAATACCAATAAATACAGCTCAGGCAATATCCTACACCAGCAATGCGTCTGGAAACACTTATGCCACAAGCTCTGCACCTAAAAGTGGATCTGGCACTGGCACAGGAAGTAGCACTGGAGGAACTACCACTGGCTATGGTTCTGGAAGTAGCAGTGGAGGAACTAGCTCTGGCTATGGTTCCGGCTTTGGCTCTGGAAGTAGCAGTGGAGGAACTAGCTCTGGCTATGGTTCCGGCTTTGGTTCTGGAAGTAGCAGTGGAGGAACTAGCTCTGGCTATGGTTCCGGCTTTGGCTCTGGAAGTAGCACTGGAGAAACTAGCTCTGGCTATGGTTCCGGCTTTGGCTCTGGAAGTAGCACGGGAGGAACTAGCACTGGCTCTGGTTCCGGCTCAGGTTTTGGAACTAGCACTGGAGGAACTAGCATTGGCTCTGGTTCCGGCTCAGGTTCTGCAAGCACTGGAGGAGCTAGCATTGGCTCTGGTTCCGGCTCAGGTTCTGCAAGCACTGGAGGAGCTAGCACTGGCACTGGCACAGGAAGTAGCAATGGAGGAACTAGCACTGGCTATGGTTCCGGCTATGGTTCTGGAAGTAGCAGTGGAGGAACTAGCTCTGGCTATGGTTCCGGCTTTGGCTCTGGAAGTAGCAGTGGAGGAACTAGCTCTGGCTATGGTTCCGGCTTTGGCTCTGGAAGTAGCACTGGAGGAACTAGCACTGGCTATGGTTCCGGCTTAGGTTCTGGAACTAGCACTGGAGGAACTAGCACTGGCTCTGGTTCTGGCTCAGGTACTGCAAGCTCTGGAGGAGCTAGCACTGGCACTGGCACAGGAAGTAGCACTGGAGGAACTAGCACTGGCTATG GTTCCGGCTTTGGCTCTGGAAGTAGCACTGGAGGAACTAGCACTGGCTATGGTTCCGGCTCCGGTACTGCAAGCTCTGGAGGAGCTAGCACTGGCATTGGCACAGGAAGTAGCACTGGAGGAACTAGCACTGGCTCTGGTTCTGGCTCAGGTACTGCAAGCTCTGGAGGAGCTAGCACTGGCACTGGCTCTGGAAGTAGCACTGGAGGAACTAGCTCTGGCTATGGTTCCGGCTTTGGCTCTGGAAGTAGCACTGGAGGAACTAGCACTGGCTATGGTTCCGGCGTAGGTTCTGGAACTAGCACTGGAGGAACTAGCTCTGGCTATGGTTCCGGCTTTGGCTCTGGAAGTAGCACGGGAGGAACTAGCACTGGCTCTGGTTCCGGCTCAGGTTTTGGAACTAGCACTGGAGGAACTAGCATTGGCTCTGGTTCCGGCTCAGGTTCTGCAAGCACTGGAG GAGCTAGCACTGGCACTGGCACAGGAAGTAGCACTGGAGGAACTAGCATTGGCTCTGGTTCCGGCTATGGTTCTGGAAGTAGCAGTGGAGGAACTAGCATTGGCTCTGGTTCCGGCTATGGTTCTGGAAGTAGCAGTGGAGGAACTAGCTCTGGCTATGGTTCCGGCTTTGGCTCTGGAAGTAGCACTGGAGGAACTAGCACTGGCTCTGGTTCCGGCTCAGGTTCTGCAAGCTCTGGAGGAGCTAGCACTGGCATTGGCACAGGAAGTAGCACTGGAGGAACTAGCACTGGCTCTGGTTCTGGCTCAGGTACTGCAAGCTCTGGAGGAGCTAGCACTGGCACTGGCACAGGAAGTAGCACTGGAGGAACTAGCACTGGCTCTG GTTCCGGCTTTGGCTCTGGAAGTAGCACTGGAGGAACTAGCACTGGCTCTG GTTCCGGCTCAGGTTCTGCAAGCACTGGAGGAGCTAGCATTGGCTCTGGTTCCGGCTCAGGTTCTGCAAGCACTGGAGGAGCTAGCACTGGCACTGGCACAGGAAGTAGCAATGGAGGAACTAGCACTGGCTCTGGTTCCGGCACTGGCACAGGAAGTAGCAATGGAGGAACTAGCACTGGCTCTGGTTCCGGCTTTGGCTCTGGAAGTAGCACTGGAGGAACTAGCACTGGCTATGGTACCGGCGTAGGTTCTGGAACTAGCACTGGAGGAACTGGCACTGGCTATGGTTCCGGCTATGGTTCTGGAAGTAGCAGTGGAGGAACTAGCACTGGCTATGGTTCCGGCTTAGGTTCTGGAACTAGCACTGGAGGAACTAGCACTGGCTATGGTTCCGGCTCAGGTTCTGCAAGCACTGGAGGATCTAGCACTGGCACTGGCACAGGAAGTAGCACTGGAGGAACTAGCACTGGCTCTGGTTCCGGCTTTGGCTCTGGAACTAGCACTGGAGGAACTAGCACTGGCTCTGGTTCTGGCTCAGGTACTGCAAGCTCTGGAGGAGCTAGCACTGGCACTGGCACAGGAAGTAGCACTGGAGGAACTAGCACTGGCTCTGGTTCCGGCTTTGGCTCTGGAAGTAGCACTGGAGGAACTAACTCTGGCTATGGTTCCGGCTTTGGCTCTGGAAGTAGCACTGGAGGAACTAGCACTGGCTCTGGTTCCGGCTCAGGTTCTGCAAGCACTGGAGGAGCTAGCAATGGCACTGGCACAGGAAGTAGCAATGGAGGAACTAGCACTGGCTCTGGTTCCGGCTTTGGCTCTGGAAGTAGCACTGGAGGAACTAACTCTGGCTATGGTTCCGGCTTTGGCTCTGGAAGTAGCAGTGGAGGAACTAGCTCTGGCTATGGTTCCGGCTTTGGCTCTGGAAGTAGCACTGGAGGAACTAGCACTGGCTATGGTTCCGGCTTAGGTTCTGGAACTAGCACTGGAGGAACTAGCACTGGCTCTGGTTCTGGCTCAGGTACTGCAAGCTCTGGAGGAGCTAGCACTGGCACTGGCACAGGAAGTAGCACTGGAGGAACTAGCACTGGCTCTGGTTCCGGCTTTGGCTCTGGAAGTAGCACTGGAGGAACTAACTCTGGCTATGGTTCCGGCTTAGGTTCTGGAACTAGCACTGGAGGAACTAGCACTGGCTCTGGTTCCGGCTCAGGTACTGCAAGCTCTGGAGGAGCTAGCACTGGCACTGGCACAGGAAGTAGCACTGGAGGAACTAGCACTGGCTCTGGTTCCGGCTTTGGCTCTGGAACTAGCACTGGAGGAACTAGCACTGGCTATGGTTCCGGCTTTGGCTCTGGAACTAGCACTGGAGGAACTAGCACTGGCTCTGGTTCTGGCTCAGGTACTGCAAGCTCTGGAGGAGCTAGCACTGGCACTGGCACAGGAAGTAGCACTGGAGGAACTAGCACTGGCTCTGGTTCCGGCTTTGGCTCTGGAAGTAGCACTGGAGGAACTAACTCTGGCTATGGTTCCGGCTTTGGCTCTGGAAGTAGCACTGGAGGAACTAGCACTGGCTCTGGTTCCGGCTCAGGTTCTGCAAGCACTGGAGGAGCTAGCATTGGCTCTGGTTCCGGCTCAGGTTCTGCAAGCACTGGAGGAGCTAGCAATGGCACTGGCACAGGAAGTAGCAATGGAGGAACTAGCACTGGCTCTGGTTCCGGCTTTGGCTCTGGAAGTAGCACTGGAGGAACTAACTCTGGCTATGGTTCCGGCTTTGGTTTTGGAAGTAGCAGTGGAGGAACTAGCTCTGGCTATGGTTCCGGCTTTGGCTCTGGAAGTAGCACTGGAGGAACTAGCACTGGCTATGGTTCCGGCTTAGGTTCTGGAACTAGCACTGGAGGAACTAGCACTGGCTCTGGTTCCGGCGTAGGTTCTGGAACTAGCACTGGAGGAACTGGCACTGGCTATGGTTCCGGCTTAGGTTCTGGAACTAGCACTGGAGGAACTAGCACTGGCTCTGGTTCCGGCTCAGGTTCTGCAAGCACTGGAGGAGCTAGCATTGGCTCTGGTTCCGGCTCAGGTTCTGCAAGCACTGGAGGAGCTAGCAATGGCACTGGCACAGGAAGTAGCAATGGAGGAACTAGCACTGGCTCTGGTTCCGGCTTTGGCTCTGGAAGTAGCACTGGAGGAACTAACTCTGGCTATGGTTCCGGCTTTGGCTCTGGAAGTAGCAGTGGAGGAACTAGCACTGGCTATGGTTTCGGCTTAGGTTCTGGAACTAGCACTGGAGGAACTAGCACTGGCTCTGGTTCTGGCTCAGGTACTGCAAGCTCTGGAGGAGCTAGCACTGGCACTGGCACAGGAAGTAGCACTGGAGGAACTAGCACTGGCTATGGTTCCGGCTTAGGTTCTGGAACTAGCACTGGAGGAACTAGCACTGGCTCTGGTTCTGGCTCAGGTACTGCAAGCTCTGGAGGAGCTAGCACTGGCACTGGCACAGGAAGTAGCACTGGAGGAACTAGCACTGGCTATGGTTCCGGCTTTGGCTCTGGAAGTAGCACTGGAGGAACTAGCTCTGGCTATGGTTCCGGCTTTGGCTCTGGAAGTAGCACTGGAGGAACTAGCACTGGCTCTGGTTCCGGCTCAGGTTCTGCAAGCTCTGGAGGAGCTAGCACTGGCATTGGCACAGGAAGTAGCACTGGAGGAACTAGCACTGGCTCTGGTTCTGGCTCAGGTACTGCAAGCTCTGGAGGAGCTAGCACTGGCACTGGCACAGGAAGTAGCACTGGAGGAACTAGCACTGGCTCTG GTTCCGGCTCAGGTTCTGCAAGCACTGGAGGAGCTAGCACTGGCACTGGCACAGGAAGTAGCACTGGAGGAACTAGCACTGGCTATGGTTCCGGCTCAGGTTCTGCAAGCACTGGAGGAGCTAGCACTGGCACTGGCACAGGAAGTAGCACTGGAGGAACTAGCACTGGCTATGGTTCCGGCTCAGGTTCTGCAAGCACTGGAGGATCTAGCACTGGCACTGGCACAGGAAGTAGCACTGGAGGAACTAGCACTGGCTCTGGTTCCGGCTCAGGTTCTGCAAGCACTGGAGGAACTAGCACTGGCTCTAGTTCCGGCTCTGGCTCGGGAAGTAGCACTGGAGGAAACAATGGTGGATGGAGTTCAGGCTCTGCTTCAGGATCAGACACCGGCTCTATCACTGGGTACGGTGTTGGTGTAACAG TTATCGAACCAGTTATCCCCGGAATCGTACCTTACCCGCAATCAAAAGGCAAACTGTGCATTTGCTTCAGTAACTACTTACAGATGCCAGCAGTCATTCGCAATCAATTTAGGTTTTACTAA